The following proteins are encoded in a genomic region of Aerosakkonema funiforme FACHB-1375:
- a CDS encoding ABC transporter substrate-binding protein gives MSKSAKKRSFKYSKALALAFIALGTGFVTAACQNTSSTNTSSTPTAPAPNSTTAAVSQTSVTTTAATNAKGLKIGTLLPATGDLSSIGQGMIAAVPLLVETVNKCGGVNGQPVTLISEDDQTKPEAGAAGMTKLAEADKVAGVVGSFASSVSTAAVDIAVRNKVMLISPGSTSPVFTTAAKEGKYQGYWARTAPPDTYQAQALAKLASEKGFKRVSTVVINNDYGVGFEKEFVQAFKKLGGTVVNESKPTRYDPKATTFDTEAASAFAGKPDAVVAVLYEDTGSLLLKAAAEQGVSKGVTVMLTDGVYSPQFPGKVGKTSNDKFILGGAVGTVPGANGQSLADFTKLWKEKKGTEVGAFVPHSWDAAALLVLAAEAAKSNTGEGIKSKIRDVANAPGEEVSDVCKALELVRQGKDINYQGTSSNVDIDENGDVVGSYDVWAVKDDGKLEVTGKVSPQ, from the coding sequence ATGAGTAAATCGGCTAAAAAGAGAAGTTTCAAGTACAGCAAAGCTCTAGCTCTAGCTTTTATCGCACTGGGCACAGGTTTTGTCACCGCTGCTTGTCAAAACACCAGCAGCACTAACACCAGTTCGACCCCGACAGCCCCCGCCCCCAATAGCACCACAGCTGCGGTCAGCCAAACCTCAGTCACCACAACCGCAGCTACCAACGCCAAAGGACTAAAAATCGGCACCCTGCTACCCGCCACCGGTGACCTATCTTCGATCGGACAGGGGATGATTGCTGCTGTACCTTTGTTAGTCGAAACCGTCAACAAATGCGGTGGCGTCAACGGTCAACCCGTTACCCTCATTTCCGAAGACGACCAAACCAAACCAGAAGCCGGTGCTGCCGGGATGACCAAGCTAGCAGAAGCCGACAAAGTAGCTGGTGTAGTCGGTTCCTTTGCCAGCAGCGTTTCCACTGCTGCCGTGGATATTGCAGTGCGGAACAAAGTCATGCTCATCTCTCCTGGTAGCACCAGTCCCGTCTTTACTACAGCTGCAAAAGAAGGCAAATATCAAGGTTATTGGGCACGCACCGCACCACCCGACACCTATCAAGCGCAAGCTTTGGCCAAACTCGCCAGCGAAAAAGGCTTCAAGCGAGTTTCCACCGTCGTTATTAATAATGATTACGGCGTCGGTTTTGAAAAAGAATTTGTGCAAGCATTCAAAAAACTGGGTGGAACCGTTGTCAACGAAAGCAAGCCGACCCGCTACGACCCCAAAGCCACTACATTTGATACCGAAGCAGCCAGTGCCTTTGCCGGTAAGCCGGATGCCGTAGTTGCCGTTCTGTACGAAGACACGGGCAGTTTATTGCTCAAAGCTGCTGCCGAGCAAGGTGTGAGTAAAGGAGTAACGGTGATGCTCACCGATGGCGTTTACTCGCCACAGTTTCCCGGAAAGGTGGGCAAAACCAGCAACGATAAGTTTATCCTGGGTGGAGCAGTAGGCACAGTTCCCGGTGCCAACGGCCAATCTCTAGCCGATTTTACCAAATTATGGAAAGAGAAGAAAGGTACAGAAGTAGGTGCTTTTGTGCCCCACTCTTGGGATGCGGCGGCTTTGTTAGTGCTAGCAGCAGAAGCAGCTAAGTCCAATACAGGGGAAGGCATCAAGAGCAAAATCAGAGATGTTGCCAATGCGCCAGGGGAAGAAGTCAGCGATGTCTGCAAAGCACTGGAATTAGTGCGCCAAGGTAAAGATATTAACTATCAAGGAACCAGCAGCAACGTGGATATTGACGAAAACGGTGATGTTGTGGGCAGTTACGATGTTTGGGCGGTCAAAGACGATGGCAAACTGGAAGTTACTGGTAAAGTAAGTCCTCAGTAG